One stretch of Cheilinus undulatus linkage group 5, ASM1832078v1, whole genome shotgun sequence DNA includes these proteins:
- the niban2b gene encoding protein Niban 2b isoform X1: MGDVISSHLDEAKREIITARTGEVMGEFGRLYEKQYAVALFNKVRFDIEGGGGPQPQLLHRKIPLENKSIFSGSLFQYLEENKKWRNRFLFVPDSYNINYYDNKASHDRNLNPKGTINCAGYKVLTSMDQYLDLISNSLPGVKAKVGSSPFLKCPTHFPLILWHPYTRHYYFCVTTEKEQQKWHAVLQDCVRHSNDGLSEENKVQTPAFTDAVRLYRQAKGNYGTWEMMCGAPSQILSNLVMEVLLPELRELISPRLKGKLHERQRNWMLISDAVYSLVQTQCQAQYEAVLQRCEAARSSLEASIRTDMDQIITSKEHVTNKIKAVVLPKAEKLLKVSIQPYISSILDALMEPTSRGFFEVRDVFFRELVDMSKNTLNQGTKETVAQHMEKISMLAFHPVKMQSCYEKVESLSLEGLQQRFDVSSPSVFVQRAQILMREQMDDAVYTFEQILHQSLEAQGSDELCKTIQRCQDRVIKKFDYDSSTVRKRFFREALLQIFIPYMLKQLSPTCSPELPRFQELIFEDFSRFILVENIFEEVVLHSVMKDIMMAVKEAAVQRKHNLYRDSIVLGNSDPSLHLLGENPSIDWAGEYGGAQEEVDGAGEEPEGDAEGEESQKRRRMKQVVSMIQVEGAPVLPGESCVEVPGVDDIPEEDGELEEDEEEDRKLEEKVCPAQNELGSPEKAEASTDLNSSEVKGEEEESEHKEVQQVAETPTESSPAAEEKLVEDSQPVTEEEQPQCNQEATEEVLPPPPPSEETPAGATEQEAPSETTSDFPPPPHDDSGFQSPCSEGGEEQEEEAVPQPAEEQQTGDAAAPVAESQRSDSEPAEQ; encoded by the exons cTCGTACCGGGGAGGTGATGGGGGAGTTTGGGCGTCTCTATGAGAAGCAGTATGCCGTGGCTCTCTTCAACAAAGTTCGCTTTGACATAGAAGGAGGAGGCGGCCCACAACCGCAGCTGCTGCACCGCAAG ATTCCTCTGGAGAACAAGTCTATCTTCTCCGGTTCGCTCTTTCAGTACcttgaggaaaacaaaaaatggaggaaccGCTTCCTCTTTGTTCCAGACTCCTACAACATCAACTACTATGACAACAAAGCT TCCCATGACAGAAACCTCAATCCTAAAGGGACCATTAACTGTGCCGGATACAAAGTGCTAACATCCATGGATCAATACCTCGATCTGATCAGCAACAGCCTGCCAG GTGTAAAAGCCAAGGTGGGAAGTTCACCTTTCCTTAAATGTCCAACCCACTTCCCTCTGATCCTGTGGCACCCGTACACCCGCCATTACTACTTCTGTGTGACGACGGAGAAAGAGCAGCAGAAGTGGCATGCCGTGCTGCAGGACTGCGTCCGACACAGCAACGATG GATTGTCAGAGGAGAATAAAGTCCAAACACCCGCCTTCACAGACGCAGTACGACTCTACCGCCAGGCTAAAGGGAACTATGGCACCTGGGAGATGATGTGTGGTGCTCCATCACAG ATTCTGTCCAACCTGGTGATGGAGGTTCTCCTCCCTGAGCTGAGGGAGCTCATCTCTCCGCGCCTCAAAGGGAAACTACACGAGAGGCAGAGGAACTGGATGCTG atCAGTGATGCGGTGTACAGCCTGGTGCAAACTCAGTGCCAGGCTCAGTACGAGGCCGTGCTGCAGAGATGTGAGGCAGCGCGCTCCTCTCTGGAAGCATCCATACGAACGGACATGGACCAGATCATCACATCCAAGGAGCACGTCACCAACAAGATTAAAG CTGTGGTTCTCCCGAAGGCGGAGAAGCTGCTGAAGGTGAGCATCCAGCCGTACATCAGCTCCATCCTGGACGCCCTGATGGAGCCGACCAGCCGAGGCTTCTTCGAGGTCCGAGACGTGTTCTTCAGAGAgctggtggacatgagtaagaACACGCTCAACCAGGGTACCAAGGAGACGGTGGCACag CACATGGAGAAGATCTCCATGCTTGCATTCCATCCGGTGAAGATGCAGAGCTGCTATGAGAAGGTGGAGTCTCTGAGTCTGGAGGGTCTTCAGCAGAGGTTTGACGTCTCCAGCCCATCAGTGTTTGTCCAGAGAGCCCAGATCCTCATGAGAGAG CAAATGGACGACGCTGTGTACACGTTTGAGCAGATCCTTCATCAGAGTCTGGAGGCTCAGGGATCAGACGAGCTCTGTAAGACCATCCAACGCTGCCAGGATCGAGTCATCAAG AAATTTGACTACGACAGCAGCACGGTGAGGAAGCGTTTCTTCCGAGAGGCTCTCCTTCAGATCTTCATCCCCTACATGCTGAAGCAGCTCAGCCCCACATGCTCACCG GAGCTGCCGCGCTTCCAGGAGCTGATCTTTGAGGATTTCTCTCGCTTCATCCTGGTGGAGAACATCTTTGAGGAGGTGGTGCTGCACTCTGTCATGAAGGACATCATGATGG ctgtgaaaGAGGCAGCGGTCCAGAGGAAACACAACCTGTACAGAGACAGCATCGTGCTCGGCAACAGTGACCCCAGTCTGCACCTGCTGGGAGAAAACCCCTCCATCGACTGGGCCGGGGAGTACGGAGGAGCGCAGGAGGAGGTTGATGGAGCAGGGGAGGAGCCTGAAGGCGATGCAGAGGGAGAGGAGTcccagaagaggaggaggatgaagcaGGTGGTGTCCATGATCCAGGTGGAGGGAGCCCCAGTCCTACCTGGTGAGTCGTGTGTGGAGGTGCCCGGTGTCGACGACATCCCGGAGGAGGACGGAGAGttggaggaggatgaagaggaggacagaAAGTTGGAAGAGAAAGTTTGTCCTGCACAAAACGAATTGGGTAGTCCTGAAAAAGCAGAGGCATCTACAGACTTAAACAGTTCTGAGGTAaagggagaggaggaagaatCAGAGCATAAAGAGGTCCAGCAGGTGGCTGAAACTCCGACAGAAAGCTCTCCAGCTGCTGAGGAGAAACTTGTAGAAGACAGCCAGCCAGTGACAGAGGAAGAACAACCACAATGCAACCAGGAGGCCACAGAGGAGGTGCTTCCACCACCGCCTCCATCTGAGGAAACCCCTGCTGGAGCTACAGAACAAG
- the niban2b gene encoding protein Niban 2b isoform X2, giving the protein MGDVISSHLDEAKREIITARTGEVMGEFGRLYEKQYAVALFNKVRFDIEGGGGPQPQLLHRKIPLENKSIFSGSLFQYLEENKKWRNRFLFVPDSYNINYYDNKASHDRNLNPKGTINCAGYKVLTSMDQYLDLISNSLPGVKAKVGSSPFLKCPTHFPLILWHPYTRHYYFCVTTEKEQQKWHAVLQDCVRHSNDGLSEENKVQTPAFTDAVRLYRQAKGNYGTWEMMCGAPSQILSNLVMEVLLPELRELISPRLKGKLHERQRNWMLISDAVYSLVQTQCQAQYEAVLQRCEAARSSLEASIRTDMDQIITSKEHVTNKIKAVVLPKAEKLLKVSIQPYISSILDALMEPTSRGFFEVRDVFFRELVDMSKNTLNQGTKETVAQHMEKISMLAFHPVKMQSCYEKVESLSLEGLQQRFDVSSPSVFVQRAQILMREQMDDAVYTFEQILHQSLEAQGSDELCKTIQRCQDRVIKKFDYDSSTVRKRFFREALLQIFIPYMLKQLSPTCSPELPRFQELIFEDFSRFILVENIFEEVVLHSVMKDIMMAVKEAAVQRKHNLYRDSIVLGNSDPSLHLLGENPSIDWAGEYGGAQEEVDGAGEEPEGDAEGEESQKRRRMKQVVSMIQVEGAPVLPGESCVEVPGVDDIPEEDGELEEDEEEDRKLEEKVCPAQNELGSPEKAEASTDLNSSEVKGEEEESEHKEVQQVAETPTESSPAAEEKLVEDSQPVTEEEQPQCNQEATEEVLPPPPPSEETPAGATEQAPSETTSDFPPPPHDDSGFQSPCSEGGEEQEEEAVPQPAEEQQTGDAAAPVAESQRSDSEPAEQ; this is encoded by the exons cTCGTACCGGGGAGGTGATGGGGGAGTTTGGGCGTCTCTATGAGAAGCAGTATGCCGTGGCTCTCTTCAACAAAGTTCGCTTTGACATAGAAGGAGGAGGCGGCCCACAACCGCAGCTGCTGCACCGCAAG ATTCCTCTGGAGAACAAGTCTATCTTCTCCGGTTCGCTCTTTCAGTACcttgaggaaaacaaaaaatggaggaaccGCTTCCTCTTTGTTCCAGACTCCTACAACATCAACTACTATGACAACAAAGCT TCCCATGACAGAAACCTCAATCCTAAAGGGACCATTAACTGTGCCGGATACAAAGTGCTAACATCCATGGATCAATACCTCGATCTGATCAGCAACAGCCTGCCAG GTGTAAAAGCCAAGGTGGGAAGTTCACCTTTCCTTAAATGTCCAACCCACTTCCCTCTGATCCTGTGGCACCCGTACACCCGCCATTACTACTTCTGTGTGACGACGGAGAAAGAGCAGCAGAAGTGGCATGCCGTGCTGCAGGACTGCGTCCGACACAGCAACGATG GATTGTCAGAGGAGAATAAAGTCCAAACACCCGCCTTCACAGACGCAGTACGACTCTACCGCCAGGCTAAAGGGAACTATGGCACCTGGGAGATGATGTGTGGTGCTCCATCACAG ATTCTGTCCAACCTGGTGATGGAGGTTCTCCTCCCTGAGCTGAGGGAGCTCATCTCTCCGCGCCTCAAAGGGAAACTACACGAGAGGCAGAGGAACTGGATGCTG atCAGTGATGCGGTGTACAGCCTGGTGCAAACTCAGTGCCAGGCTCAGTACGAGGCCGTGCTGCAGAGATGTGAGGCAGCGCGCTCCTCTCTGGAAGCATCCATACGAACGGACATGGACCAGATCATCACATCCAAGGAGCACGTCACCAACAAGATTAAAG CTGTGGTTCTCCCGAAGGCGGAGAAGCTGCTGAAGGTGAGCATCCAGCCGTACATCAGCTCCATCCTGGACGCCCTGATGGAGCCGACCAGCCGAGGCTTCTTCGAGGTCCGAGACGTGTTCTTCAGAGAgctggtggacatgagtaagaACACGCTCAACCAGGGTACCAAGGAGACGGTGGCACag CACATGGAGAAGATCTCCATGCTTGCATTCCATCCGGTGAAGATGCAGAGCTGCTATGAGAAGGTGGAGTCTCTGAGTCTGGAGGGTCTTCAGCAGAGGTTTGACGTCTCCAGCCCATCAGTGTTTGTCCAGAGAGCCCAGATCCTCATGAGAGAG CAAATGGACGACGCTGTGTACACGTTTGAGCAGATCCTTCATCAGAGTCTGGAGGCTCAGGGATCAGACGAGCTCTGTAAGACCATCCAACGCTGCCAGGATCGAGTCATCAAG AAATTTGACTACGACAGCAGCACGGTGAGGAAGCGTTTCTTCCGAGAGGCTCTCCTTCAGATCTTCATCCCCTACATGCTGAAGCAGCTCAGCCCCACATGCTCACCG GAGCTGCCGCGCTTCCAGGAGCTGATCTTTGAGGATTTCTCTCGCTTCATCCTGGTGGAGAACATCTTTGAGGAGGTGGTGCTGCACTCTGTCATGAAGGACATCATGATGG ctgtgaaaGAGGCAGCGGTCCAGAGGAAACACAACCTGTACAGAGACAGCATCGTGCTCGGCAACAGTGACCCCAGTCTGCACCTGCTGGGAGAAAACCCCTCCATCGACTGGGCCGGGGAGTACGGAGGAGCGCAGGAGGAGGTTGATGGAGCAGGGGAGGAGCCTGAAGGCGATGCAGAGGGAGAGGAGTcccagaagaggaggaggatgaagcaGGTGGTGTCCATGATCCAGGTGGAGGGAGCCCCAGTCCTACCTGGTGAGTCGTGTGTGGAGGTGCCCGGTGTCGACGACATCCCGGAGGAGGACGGAGAGttggaggaggatgaagaggaggacagaAAGTTGGAAGAGAAAGTTTGTCCTGCACAAAACGAATTGGGTAGTCCTGAAAAAGCAGAGGCATCTACAGACTTAAACAGTTCTGAGGTAaagggagaggaggaagaatCAGAGCATAAAGAGGTCCAGCAGGTGGCTGAAACTCCGACAGAAAGCTCTCCAGCTGCTGAGGAGAAACTTGTAGAAGACAGCCAGCCAGTGACAGAGGAAGAACAACCACAATGCAACCAGGAGGCCACAGAGGAGGTGCTTCCACCACCGCCTCCATCTGAGGAAACCCCTGCTGGAGCTACAGAACAAG